A section of the Candidatus Deferrimicrobium sp. genome encodes:
- the mscL gene encoding large-conductance mechanosensitive channel protein MscL, which yields MLKEFKEFALRGSAIDMAVGIIIGAAFGTIIGTLVSDVLMPPIGLLLGNVDFSNLFLVLKEGKIAGPYATVAAAKGSGAVTLNYGLFVNTVINFLIVAFAVFFLVRGMNALKKKEEAPPAIPTTRECPHCLSTIPIKATRCGHCTSDLRAA from the coding sequence ATGCTGAAGGAGTTCAAGGAATTCGCCCTGCGCGGGAGCGCCATCGACATGGCGGTGGGGATCATCATCGGCGCGGCCTTTGGGACGATCATCGGGACATTGGTGTCCGACGTCCTGATGCCGCCGATCGGGCTCCTTCTCGGCAACGTGGACTTCTCGAATCTATTCTTGGTGTTAAAGGAAGGAAAGATCGCCGGTCCCTACGCGACGGTCGCCGCCGCCAAGGGGTCGGGAGCGGTCACGCTCAACTATGGCCTGTTCGTGAACACCGTCATCAATTTCCTCATCGTCGCCTTTGCCGTCTTCTTCCTGGTCCGCGGCATGAACGCCCTCAAGAAGAAGGAAGAGGCCCCGCCCGCCATCCCGACAACGAGGGAGTGCCCGCATTGCCTGTCGACCATCCCCATCAAGGCGACGCGATGCGGCCACTGCACATCGGACCTCAGGGCTGCATAG